In one window of Agrobacterium larrymoorei DNA:
- a CDS encoding DUF922 domain-containing Zn-dependent protease, protein MSQLSPLRRAFIAGVLLLSAPHFAAAEAISNKTFAYFTIGGKTAEDLDRELSQHGPITKSTGSRHPGATEIKFGGELTYVEQGGKCGVGTVKVTLNTKILLPRWSNRRRTNADLALIWDTLSADIKRHEERHAEIARTYARTLDRRLRALRPQANCEKMQKMVAEVTQDVMDAHDKDQMRFDVVESKNFDARMTRLLKNRIQQRKSAD, encoded by the coding sequence ATGAGCCAGCTATCCCCTTTGCGTAGAGCGTTCATCGCTGGTGTTTTATTGCTTTCCGCACCGCATTTCGCGGCGGCGGAAGCGATCAGTAACAAGACCTTCGCCTACTTCACCATTGGCGGCAAGACGGCGGAAGATCTGGACCGGGAGCTTTCCCAGCACGGCCCTATCACCAAATCCACCGGATCGCGGCATCCGGGCGCAACCGAAATCAAATTCGGCGGTGAACTTACCTATGTGGAACAGGGCGGCAAGTGTGGTGTCGGCACGGTGAAAGTAACGCTGAACACCAAAATCCTGCTTCCGCGCTGGTCCAACCGTCGGCGCACCAATGCCGATCTCGCCCTGATCTGGGACACGTTGTCGGCAGACATCAAGCGGCACGAAGAACGCCACGCCGAAATTGCCCGCACCTACGCCCGCACACTGGACAGGCGCCTTCGCGCCTTACGTCCGCAGGCAAACTGCGAGAAAATGCAGAAAATGGTGGCGGAGGTCACGCAGGACGTGATGGATGCACATGACAAAGACCAGATGCGGTTCGACGTGGTGGAATCCAAAAACTTCGACGCCAGAATGACGCGGCTGCTGAAAAATCGCATTCAACAACGCAAGTCCGCAGACTAA
- a CDS encoding Hpt domain-containing protein produces the protein MAALSIAFEAPDNHGSAAPAGRKPIDFTHLARQTMGDKELEIEVLQLFSRNARTLLHELSAADDAGMKAISHRLKGSADAVGAFNVSAAAEAVENGSRDSAALAKVAASIVEAENFILKLCR, from the coding sequence ATGGCCGCGCTCAGTATTGCGTTTGAAGCGCCAGACAACCACGGCAGCGCCGCACCAGCAGGCCGCAAGCCGATAGACTTTACACATCTTGCGCGCCAGACCATGGGTGACAAGGAGCTGGAGATCGAAGTTCTACAGCTTTTCTCGCGCAATGCACGCACGCTGCTGCATGAACTTTCCGCCGCCGACGACGCTGGAATGAAGGCCATTTCCCACCGCCTGAAAGGCTCCGCGGACGCCGTCGGCGCCTTCAATGTTTCGGCTGCCGCAGAAGCGGTCGAAAACGGAAGCCGCGACAGCGCAGCTCTGGCCAAGGTGGCTGCCTCCATTGTGGAAGCCGAGAATTTCATTCTGAAGCTCTGCCGTTAA
- a CDS encoding lipoprotein — protein sequence MANNKISDSIDETAFQALEDALQLGAYENQPEPRKRSTPKPSEARVPEKNRPRQSEQQPQPQSQPAAQQPPRATADQQSRAAALEAANDGNKRSPAMILRSLEAGSMTGALRNASIVSVLWAVAGAGLAHVIYGSQIWNVGSLAELFAIPGLMAIMIGVIVPIMLFFAFAIMMARAKDLRNAARSMAEVALRLAEPETIASERIMSVGQAVRREVSAMNDGIERTIARATELETLVHSEVNALERSYADNELRVRSLVQELSAERDAIVSHAERIRSSIFGAQEQLKEELSIVGEEISMRLATSGEAFASMIDTRSAALLEKSRASTEAMGTLIAAKTENLLSALNSSGAALNNEFDIRLHDLSNTFGERGRLLLEQFAVHADTLSSGAENLNKSMDERTRLLNDTLSKRTLELSQNIDRGQEVIGGSLDTVLDQLSATLEEKGLSFRQSLQSTADDAIMDLDLRSGLFEEKLQATVGVVNTAFDERVAEFASAFDQRAGSLDSKLMESLARINETVAGGTDSLNGILNSNIDRLSTALTDQSFALATALGTGQEMLESSLETRTRELTDALGARTNEITSAISNTHEKIDAVMTERSAALFGALSDSQERFDTALASRSEAIAGSVSGTAERLAELLDERAAAINSVVADVERRLAETLETRAAAITGAVAGVEDRIADTLDSRTAALSNVVSGVEDRIADTLESRTAALAGVVSGVEERIADTLDSRTMAIDMAFSTAEERLSETLDSRTSALTGAVSGIEERIADTLDSRTMAIDMAFSGAEERIAETLDSRTAALNSVVSGVEERIADTLDSRTMAIDMAFSGAEERIAETLDSRTAALNSVVSGVEERIADTLDSRTMAIDMAFSGAEERIAETLDTRTAALGTVVSGVEDRIAETLESRTAALSNVVSGVEERIADTLDSRTMAIDMAFSSAEERLSETLESRTSALTSAVSGVEERIADTLDSRAMAIDMALSTAEERIAETLDTRASAITNAVSGVENRLAETLDSRTSALSSVVSGVEERIAETLDARTAALSTAISGVESRIADTIDSRAHALTDAVNGVEERIADALDSRTMAINIAFSSAEERLAETLDSRTTALTGAVSGVEERLADTLDSRTMAIDMAISSAEERLVETLDGRTSTIAQTVAGAEERLASTANTIQEALSVGHLRLDTMLGVQADAITRTVERNGDLIEQTVTTAANRIETAIEGGAGRFSETMESGVSRIETNLVSSHETLRNTLDQHHGAFSETLGSAQERLGDLLSEQAMSIGTTIASSASMLEMSLETQQEALQRAIDTSGSTLEERLRSSAGEIANKIGDAAREIGGAADALSSRVELSVSAVSTRLDETGARLETNIDALHGRIQSDLGNVNASIDDATRKIADTLDGRTADFVRSSDDATQKIAGVFDSGTARIDERLGTMDRALNIGLENVNRTIEGKATGLALSLRDAVVNATQSMDSEALRSTELLAKTGSDFAEQVKSRNEEFTRSIEQRSDEIVGRISDAQNRLSGQAAAVAQTFSEAGNAIVNKVAEAEAVVRSQVGVISETLTGVESALDARGESIRSTLDTRTRELNSMLASRSAELSRLIEEKAKPIVNEYATIGQNAAEKIVTAAQQSASLLAESNSGMVEMVEQAIGDYARAGSDAANKLVAATRQSTDMLSQTHANIADVVTGATDNLNVAVARATQEFKQADASLNTAATTFSESASRASDMVSSSSRLLENKIDRLANISGQTLSQVAGIVSRFDEHSTVLSQASELLSAAQNTLVGTLEERQEALRTLSVGLLKRSEEIEGSMRGVMSVVEQTLGEAEQRSAAVAGNLRQNLNSSFEDIGRSLDETEQRAKSAAQNMRGSLLSAGQDATRAIEGTMADAQKYSDELVNRLRGGVASSLSDVDNLIGSATDKSNAAAAVMRETLRDAVEEAVARFAGATDEIRRSSHDIRKELDSTRAELKRGAFDLPEEAKESAAAMRRAVSEQIKALQDISQLVGRSTQQLEISEPAARAIAATKPPVAPQQPRVETRAQPVTAAVPPAVAASAPPSVAAPRPAASQQPTAPVIRNNPSFENRAVPPQAGLSAPVQRREEGGGWISDLLRGASEAPAQAAPAPRQAAEPQTRAGDTRNPRHMVESLNSLSVDIARAIDHDASVELWRRYQRGERDVFTRRLYTLKGQQTFDEIKRKYERESEFRTAVDRYIADFEKLLADVARTDRDRTVTQSYLTSDTGKVYTMLAHAAGRFS from the coding sequence ATGGCGAACAACAAGATTAGCGACTCGATCGACGAGACTGCGTTTCAGGCACTTGAAGATGCCTTGCAGCTCGGCGCGTACGAAAATCAGCCGGAGCCTCGCAAAAGGTCCACTCCCAAGCCCTCGGAGGCAAGAGTGCCAGAAAAGAACAGACCGCGTCAGAGCGAACAGCAGCCACAGCCTCAATCTCAGCCTGCGGCGCAGCAGCCCCCCCGTGCCACGGCCGATCAGCAATCCAGAGCCGCAGCGCTGGAAGCCGCCAATGACGGCAACAAGCGCAGCCCGGCCATGATCTTGCGTTCGCTGGAAGCTGGCTCGATGACGGGCGCGCTTCGCAATGCCTCCATCGTTTCGGTTCTCTGGGCCGTTGCCGGTGCGGGCCTCGCACACGTTATCTATGGTAGCCAGATCTGGAACGTCGGTTCGCTGGCAGAACTCTTCGCCATTCCCGGCCTGATGGCCATCATGATCGGCGTCATCGTCCCGATCATGCTCTTCTTTGCCTTCGCAATCATGATGGCGCGCGCCAAGGACCTGCGCAACGCTGCCCGCTCCATGGCCGAAGTCGCGCTGCGTCTTGCAGAGCCGGAAACGATTGCTTCCGAACGCATCATGTCCGTTGGACAGGCGGTTCGTCGCGAAGTGTCTGCAATGAATGACGGCATCGAGCGCACCATTGCGCGTGCCACCGAGCTGGAAACGCTCGTGCATTCCGAAGTGAATGCGCTGGAGCGCAGCTATGCGGACAACGAACTTCGCGTCCGCAGCCTCGTGCAGGAACTGAGTGCGGAGCGCGATGCGATCGTCAGCCATGCGGAGCGCATTCGTTCTTCCATCTTCGGCGCGCAGGAGCAGCTCAAGGAAGAGCTTTCCATCGTCGGCGAAGAAATCTCCATGCGTCTGGCGACCAGCGGCGAAGCTTTCGCTTCGATGATCGACACGCGCTCTGCCGCTCTGCTCGAAAAGTCCCGTGCTTCGACCGAAGCCATGGGCACGCTGATTGCGGCCAAGACCGAAAATCTCTTGAGCGCCCTCAATAGTTCAGGTGCTGCGCTTAATAACGAATTCGATATTCGCCTGCATGATCTGAGCAACACATTCGGCGAGCGCGGTCGTCTGCTTCTTGAACAGTTCGCAGTTCACGCCGATACGCTGAGCAGCGGCGCTGAAAACCTCAATAAGTCGATGGACGAGCGCACGCGTCTTCTCAACGACACGCTGTCCAAGCGTACCCTTGAGCTTTCGCAGAATATCGACCGCGGTCAGGAAGTCATCGGCGGCTCGCTGGATACGGTTCTCGACCAGCTGTCCGCCACGCTGGAAGAAAAAGGTCTTTCCTTCCGCCAGAGCCTGCAGAGCACGGCAGATGACGCGATCATGGATCTCGATCTGCGCTCCGGCCTGTTCGAAGAGAAGCTCCAGGCAACCGTCGGCGTCGTCAACACGGCGTTCGATGAGCGAGTGGCGGAATTTGCCAGCGCCTTCGATCAGCGCGCCGGTTCGCTCGACAGCAAGCTCATGGAAAGCCTTGCCCGCATCAACGAGACCGTTGCAGGCGGCACGGATTCCCTGAACGGCATTCTGAATTCCAACATCGACCGCCTCAGCACCGCCCTCACCGACCAGTCCTTCGCGCTTGCGACGGCACTCGGTACCGGTCAGGAAATGCTGGAAAGCTCGCTCGAAACACGCACACGCGAACTGACCGACGCGCTGGGTGCCCGCACGAACGAAATCACCAGCGCTATCAGCAATACGCATGAGAAGATCGATGCTGTTATGACTGAACGTAGCGCTGCCCTGTTCGGCGCGCTTTCCGACAGCCAGGAACGTTTCGATACAGCACTTGCAAGCCGCTCCGAGGCCATTGCAGGCTCCGTTTCCGGCACGGCTGAGCGTCTGGCGGAACTGCTGGACGAGCGCGCCGCAGCGATCAACAGCGTCGTTGCCGATGTAGAACGTCGTCTGGCCGAAACACTCGAAACCCGCGCAGCCGCGATTACCGGTGCCGTTGCTGGTGTGGAAGACCGGATTGCAGACACGCTGGACAGCCGTACCGCTGCTCTCAGCAATGTCGTGTCCGGCGTTGAAGACCGGATTGCCGATACGCTGGAAAGCCGCACTGCGGCTCTCGCAGGCGTCGTCTCCGGTGTCGAAGAGCGCATCGCGGATACGCTCGACAGCCGCACCATGGCTATCGACATGGCATTCTCGACAGCCGAAGAGCGCCTTTCCGAAACGCTGGACAGCCGCACAAGCGCGTTGACCGGCGCCGTTTCAGGTATCGAAGAACGCATCGCAGATACTCTCGACAGCCGCACCATGGCCATCGACATGGCATTCTCCGGCGCAGAAGAGCGCATTGCAGAAACGTTGGACAGCCGCACAGCCGCACTCAACAGCGTCGTTTCCGGCGTCGAAGAACGCATCGCGGACACACTCGACAGTCGCACTATGGCCATCGATATGGCGTTCTCCGGTGCGGAAGAACGTATTGCAGAAACGCTGGATAGCCGCACCGCCGCACTCAACAGTGTCGTTTCCGGCGTTGAAGAACGCATCGCAGACACGCTCGATAGCCGCACCATGGCCATCGATATGGCCTTCTCCGGCGCGGAAGAGCGTATTGCCGAAACCCTGGATACCCGCACCGCTGCGCTGGGCACGGTTGTTTCAGGCGTCGAAGACCGCATCGCCGAGACGCTGGAGAGCCGCACGGCTGCTCTGTCGAACGTCGTATCCGGCGTGGAAGAACGGATCGCCGACACGCTCGATAGCCGCACCATGGCCATCGATATGGCGTTTTCGTCTGCTGAAGAGCGTCTGTCCGAGACGCTGGAAAGCCGCACGTCTGCTCTTACCAGCGCCGTTTCCGGCGTGGAAGAACGTATTGCGGACACACTCGACAGCCGCGCAATGGCCATTGATATGGCGCTGTCCACCGCTGAAGAGCGGATCGCCGAGACGCTCGATACCCGTGCCTCCGCCATCACCAATGCGGTGTCCGGTGTAGAGAACCGCTTGGCCGAAACGCTCGATAGCCGCACCAGCGCTCTCAGCAGCGTGGTATCCGGCGTAGAAGAGCGGATCGCAGAAACCCTCGATGCCCGCACCGCTGCGCTCAGCACTGCCATTTCCGGCGTCGAAAGCCGCATTGCAGACACCATCGACAGCCGCGCGCACGCGCTGACCGATGCCGTCAACGGCGTAGAAGAACGCATTGCCGATGCGTTGGACAGCCGCACCATGGCGATCAACATTGCTTTCTCCAGTGCCGAAGAGCGTCTGGCGGAAACGCTGGACAGCCGCACGACCGCCCTCACCGGCGCAGTTTCGGGCGTCGAAGAACGCCTGGCCGATACGCTCGACAGCCGCACCATGGCCATCGACATGGCAATTTCCTCGGCGGAAGAGCGTCTTGTCGAAACACTGGATGGCCGCACGTCCACCATCGCGCAGACGGTTGCCGGTGCCGAAGAACGTCTGGCCTCCACCGCAAACACCATTCAGGAAGCTCTTTCCGTCGGCCACCTGCGTCTCGATACGATGCTTGGTGTACAGGCAGATGCCATCACCCGCACGGTAGAGCGCAACGGCGACCTTATCGAGCAGACGGTAACGACGGCCGCCAACCGCATCGAAACAGCAATCGAAGGTGGCGCAGGTCGCTTCTCGGAAACGATGGAAAGCGGCGTTTCGCGCATCGAAACCAATCTGGTCTCCTCGCATGAGACGCTGCGCAACACGCTGGATCAGCATCACGGCGCTTTCTCGGAAACTCTCGGCTCCGCGCAGGAGCGTCTGGGCGATCTTCTTTCCGAACAGGCAATGTCCATCGGCACGACAATCGCGTCCAGCGCCAGCATGCTGGAAATGTCGCTGGAAACCCAGCAGGAAGCGTTGCAGCGCGCCATCGACACCAGCGGTTCCACGCTCGAGGAACGTCTGCGAAGCAGCGCTGGCGAAATTGCCAACAAGATTGGCGATGCCGCTCGCGAAATCGGCGGCGCGGCAGACGCCCTCTCCTCCCGCGTCGAGCTTTCGGTCAGCGCCGTATCCACGCGTCTCGACGAGACCGGCGCACGTTTGGAAACCAATATCGACGCACTGCATGGCCGCATCCAGTCCGACCTCGGCAATGTCAACGCTTCCATCGATGATGCGACGCGCAAGATCGCCGATACGCTGGATGGCCGGACAGCCGATTTCGTTCGCTCCAGCGATGACGCGACCCAGAAGATCGCAGGCGTGTTCGACAGCGGCACGGCGCGCATCGATGAGCGTCTCGGCACCATGGACCGCGCCCTCAATATCGGCCTTGAAAACGTCAACCGCACGATCGAAGGCAAGGCCACCGGCCTCGCTCTCAGCCTGCGCGATGCCGTGGTCAACGCCACACAGAGCATGGACAGCGAAGCGCTTCGCTCTACCGAGCTTCTGGCCAAGACCGGTTCCGATTTTGCCGAGCAGGTCAAATCCCGCAACGAAGAGTTCACCCGCTCCATCGAGCAGCGTTCGGACGAGATCGTTGGTCGCATTTCCGATGCGCAGAACCGTCTCTCCGGCCAGGCTGCCGCCGTGGCGCAGACCTTCTCGGAAGCAGGAAACGCCATCGTCAACAAGGTGGCGGAGGCGGAAGCCGTCGTTCGCTCGCAGGTCGGCGTGATTTCGGAAACGCTGACGGGCGTCGAAAGCGCGCTCGATGCACGCGGCGAATCCATCCGCTCCACCCTCGACACCCGCACCCGCGAACTCAACTCGATGCTCGCAAGCCGCTCTGCGGAACTGTCCCGCCTCATCGAAGAGAAGGCCAAGCCAATCGTCAACGAATATGCGACGATCGGCCAGAATGCTGCGGAAAAGATCGTCACCGCCGCGCAGCAGAGCGCAAGCCTGCTGGCCGAAAGCAACAGCGGCATGGTGGAAATGGTGGAGCAGGCCATTGGCGATTACGCCAGAGCAGGCAGCGATGCCGCCAACAAGCTGGTTGCCGCAACACGCCAGAGCACCGACATGCTCTCGCAGACGCATGCCAACATTGCTGACGTCGTTACCGGCGCCACGGACAACCTCAACGTTGCCGTTGCCCGTGCCACGCAGGAATTCAAGCAGGCGGACGCATCCCTCAATACGGCTGCTACCACCTTCTCCGAATCCGCGTCGCGCGCTTCCGACATGGTTTCCAGCTCCAGCCGCCTGCTGGAAAACAAGATCGACCGTCTTGCGAATATTTCCGGCCAGACGCTGTCTCAGGTCGCTGGTATCGTCAGCCGCTTCGACGAGCATTCCACGGTCCTGTCTCAGGCATCCGAGCTTCTGAGCGCCGCCCAGAACACGCTGGTCGGCACTTTGGAAGAACGCCAGGAAGCGCTCCGTACCCTCTCCGTCGGTCTGCTGAAGCGTTCGGAAGAAATCGAAGGTTCGATGCGCGGCGTGATGAGCGTCGTGGAGCAGACGCTTGGCGAAGCGGAACAGCGTTCCGCAGCGGTCGCCGGCAATCTGCGCCAGAACCTCAACTCTTCCTTCGAAGATATCGGTCGCTCGCTGGATGAAACCGAGCAGCGCGCCAAGTCTGCCGCCCAGAATATGCGTGGCTCGCTGCTTTCCGCTGGTCAGGATGCGACACGCGCCATTGAAGGCACCATGGCGGATGCGCAGAAATACTCCGACGAGCTGGTCAATCGCCTGCGCGGCGGCGTCGCCTCCTCGCTCTCGGATGTCGATAACCTCATCGGCTCCGCGACGGATAAGTCGAACGCGGCAGCAGCCGTGATGCGTGAGACACTTCGCGATGCCGTGGAAGAGGCCGTTGCCCGCTTTGCCGGTGCCACGGACGAAATCCGCCGCTCCAGCCACGATATCCGCAAGGAACTGGATTCAACCCGCGCCGAACTGAAGCGTGGCGCCTTCGACCTGCCTGAAGAAGCCAAGGAAAGTGCCGCAGCCATGCGCCGCGCCGTTTCCGAACAGATCAAGGCCTTGCAGGACATCTCGCAGCTGGTCGGTCGCTCCACGCAGCAGCTGGAAATTTCCGAACCGGCAGCACGCGCCATCGCGGCCACCAAGCCTCCGGTTGCCCCGCAGCAGCCGCGTGTCGAGACGAGAGCACAGCCGGTGACAGCCGCTGTTCCGCCCGCCGTGGCTGCATCCGCGCCGCCCTCCGTCGCGGCTCCACGGCCTGCTGCCTCGCAGCAACCAACAGCTCCGGTCATTCGCAACAACCCGTCGTTTGAGAACCGTGCTGTTCCGCCGCAGGCCGGTTTGTCCGCGCCTGTCCAGCGCCGGGAAGAAGGCGGTGGCTGGATCAGCGATCTGCTGCGCGGTGCATCTGAAGCACCTGCACAGGCAGCCCCCGCTCCGCGTCAGGCAGCCGAACCGCAGACCCGCGCTGGCG
- a CDS encoding 2Fe-2S iron-sulfur cluster-binding protein, which yields MTKLTIVAFDGTQHELDVSNGSTVMENAVRNSIPGIDAECGGACACATCHVYVDDQWTERVGPPEPMEEDMLDFAFDVRPTSRLSCQIKMTDALDGLVVHVPERQG from the coding sequence ATGACCAAACTGACCATCGTTGCTTTCGACGGCACGCAACACGAACTCGACGTGAGCAACGGCTCCACCGTAATGGAGAATGCCGTGCGCAATTCCATTCCCGGCATCGATGCCGAATGCGGCGGCGCCTGTGCCTGTGCCACCTGTCATGTCTATGTCGATGACCAGTGGACAGAACGCGTCGGCCCGCCCGAACCGATGGAAGAGGACATGCTGGATTTCGCCTTCGATGTGCGCCCCACATCGCGTCTTTCCTGTCAGATCAAAATGACGGATGCGCTCGACGGTCTCGTCGTGCATGTGCCGGAACGCCAAGGCTGA